The Puniceicoccales bacterium DNA window GCCAGGCTTTGGGAATATGATAATAAAAATCTAATCACATATTTTATAGAATTTGATAAATATTTTAAGCGCGATGGCATATATTCTGGATGCTATGGCAATCACTATGATAATCCAGAACGCTTTGCATTTCTATGTCGTTCGGCACTGGACCTGTGTTATTTCAAGCATTGGTTTCCGGACATAATTCATTGTCATGATTGGACCACGGGATTAATCCCAGTTCATCTATGCACCACCGAACGAGATCGACCTCTTGGCCACAGTGGCAGCGTTTTCACCATACATAATATACAACACCATGGCCTTGCTTCCAAAAATATCTTAGAATTTTCTGGCATTCCCGATCACGTATTTCGGCCCGACGGAGTGGAAGCCATTGGCATGGTCAATATGATGAAAGCCGGTATATATTTTTCTAAAAAATTGACCACAGTGAGTCATTGTTACTCAAAAGAAATACAAACGCCAGCCTTTGGTTTTGGCCTGGATAATGTTTTAAAATTTAAGGCCGGCGATTTAATCGGCATTTGCAACGGCATCGATATCTCCACTTGGAATCCTGCAACGGATAAATTGATACCAGCCAGCTATTCATCCGAAAATCTTGCTGGTAAATCCATCTGCAAAAGGGAATTACAAAAAACGTTTGGCCTAGAACCAAAGGATGAAGTTCCGATATTTGGCATAGTATCCAGATTGGCTGAACAAAAGGGCCTAGATGTGCTTGAATATATTATTCCTCAGGTAATTAATCACATGAATGCGCAATTCATCATTCTTGGCAATGGCGAATTTTACTTGGAATCCAGGTTTAGTGAGCTAGCTTCCATCTATGGATCAAAAATTGGAGCTTTTATAGGATTTGATGAAAAACTATCCCATCTTGTCATAGCCGGTTCTGATCTGCTTGTAATACCTAGTCGATTTGAACCTTGTGGATTAACTCAAATGTATGCAATGAGGTATGGAACTTTACCTCTGGCTCATAGCACTGGCGGCCTATCGGACACCATAGAAAATTATGACCAATCTACCCATAGCGGCACAGGTTTTCTATTTTCAGATCTGACCTATGATGCTCTATATAACACACTGGGATGGGCATGCGCAACCTATTATGATGACAAAACTAACTTCAAGGCAATGATGCACAGAGCTATGCAAAAAGATTTTTCTTGGAAACGTTCGGCAAAAAAATATATTGAAGTTTATCATTGGGCCATGGAAACATGATCGAAAAGTAACTAATTTGGCCATTACTCAGGCTTAATTACAATTATTTACACCGGCCAACCTGTTCATTATTTTTGTAAAATTATGTAAATTTTTTTTAAAAAAACATTTTTTTATTTTTTTATATTGACACATAGTTTAGTCGGCGTATTAAGTAGGACATAATTTGATTTTAATTGTAGTAAAAAATGGCAAATAAGAGAGCATCAGAAAAAAGTACAAGACAGACTGCAACAAGGACCATTAGGAATAAATCTTTGCGTAGCAAGATTAAAACATTGGCTAAGCAGGTTTTTGTTACAAAAGCATCTGGTGTAGATTCTAGAGCAAAAGAAGCTGCCATCGAATATATCTCTTGTCTTGACAAAGCAGTTAAAGTTGGAGTTATACATAGAAACAAGGTTAGTAGATATAAAAGTATTTTAGCCAAAATTACTATGAGTTAAATAAATTTCCCATCCATATCCCATCCAGCCCCCGGTTTCAATCCCTGTTTTCCGGGGGCATTAATTTTCAGTGATATTAATTTTTTTAGCATCATTTACCTTCAACACTCGACCATGGTCAATCATAAACTTCAACCTATTAATCAATTTAATTGCCAATGACATCAACAGTTATTGACATCATCGATCATATGTTTTAAGTAACTGAGTATGAATATAGCAATTGTTGGATCAGGGGCTTGGGGTACTGCGATGGCTTTACATGCCAATGGATGTGGCCATCACATTTTTCTTTTTCCCAGAGATCAAAAAGAACTTAATATACTGTTAAGCCATCGAGAAAACATCGATTATTTTCCTGGCTTTATGCTGCCAGATAATATAAAGTTAACTCTGGATTTTCATCTATTGGAATCCTGTGATGTGATTTTCATAGCCTGTCCATCGGCAGGTCTAAGCGAGGTGTGTAATATCATAAAACAACATCGACTACAAAAAAATTGCTGTGTTATATCACTTTGCAAGGGATTGCCCTATGATTCATTAATATTTCCATCAGACATCATCGAAAGTTCCATAAATACAACTTTTGCCATATTTGCTGGACCAACCTACGCCAGGGAAGTAGCCAATGGGCTGCCCACCAATGTGGATTTGGCATCCAAAGATGAACGCATTGCTGATGTCGCCAATGGGTTGAATTTCAAAACCATCGGCATAAATTGCACCAATGACATAAAAGGCGTAGAGTTGGGCAGTTGTTTAAAAAATATCTATGCAATAGGTGCTGGCATTTTGGATGGCATGAAAATGGGCGACAACTTTCGCTGTGCCTATATAACATCGGCCATTAAAGAGATCGCTAACATCGGCGTGAGTCTTGGAGGCCTGCGCGAAACATTCTATGGCGCAAGTGGTCTAGGCGATCTAATGGCAACATGCTCTGGCGATTGGAGTCGAAATAGAACCTTTGGCGAAAGGATTGGTCAGGGCGAAGCACCTGAAAAAATCCTTGCCACATCCACTGCTGCCATCGAAGGTTATAAAACATCAAAAATATTTTTCAATGAATGTACCAAATTAGGCCTACATACACCGATAATGCAAAAAATATACAACATCGTATACCGAGGCAATGATTTGGTAGAAGCAGATTTTTTTTCCTGTATTCATTGATCATTAATAACCATTTTCCTGAGCACCCGAATTAGTTGGTCGATTCCTTCGCCATTCGCACAGGATATTTTTATAGGATTTTGCCTCACTGCATCTTTGAATTTCTCCAGGTTGCGCTGAGATTGATCCATGTCCATCTTATTGGCTACCAAAATCCTATTTTTCTCTAATAAATTTTTATCATAGTGAGATATTTCAGAAACTAGAATCTGATAATCATCCACCGGCGAACGACTGTCCATGCCAGCCATATCGATTAGAAATAGCAGGACATTACAGCGTTCTATGTGCTTCAAGAACCTTAAGCCCAAGCCTTTATCTCTGTGAGCATCCTTAACTATACCAGGTATATCTGCAATGGTAATCCTACCCAGATCATCCTTCAATGGCATCACTCCAACCTTAGGCCAAATCGTAGTAAACGGATAGGCACCAATTTTCTGCTTAGCGTTGGTAATCAAACTTATGAGTGATGATTTACCGGCATTTGGTAGGCCTACTAAACCCACATCAGCAATGGTTTTTAACACAAACAAAAATTCTCCGCTTTCACCATTAGCTCCTGGAATTGTACGCCGTGGAGCTTGATTTATTGAACTTTTAAAATTCATATTTCCCTTGCCACCGGCACCGCCGGCCAACAGAACCACGCGTTCGCCATCCGCTAGCAATTCACATGCCGTATTTCCGGTTTCAATGTTTTGCACCACAGTACCTTCCGGAACCTTTAAAATGCAATCATCACCATTGGCTCCGTGTTTTTGCGACCCCATGCCTGGCTTGCCATTTCCAGCCCTTGCATGAGGCGTAAATCTATACTGAGTCAAGTCGTTGATGTTCGCATCGCAGAGTAAAATTACATCGCCACCCTTGCCACCATCGCCACCATCCGGACCGCCTTTGGGCATGAACTTTTCCCGATGAAAACTCAGACATCCATCACCGCCCTTGCCGGCATTCAACAATACCCTCGCCTCGTCAACAAACATTTTCTGAATTGTTGCCAATCACTGCCAATGACAAGATAAAACTTTATGGACAAGAGCTATATCAATTCTAGTTATGATCTTATCATGTTTCTTGGCCACATTGTCCACAATATCGATCCATTTATTTTCAGACTACCAGAATGGTTTATCATAGCCGGAATCCGATGGTACGGAATGCTTTACGTCATAAGCTTTCTAATAACCTTCGCCTATCTCAATTGGGCCAGCCGCACTGGCAAATCACTGATAAAAAAAAATCAAAATGAACAATTTGTGCTATTCTGCGCCGGCGGCGTCATCATCGGAGGTAGGCTTGGGTATTGGCTGCTGTATGACAGTTCGACACTTTTAACTAATCCATTGATAGTTTTAAAAATATGGGACGGAGGCATGGCAAGTCATGGTGGATTCATTGGAGTAATCATTGGCCTAATAATGTTTTCTCGTAAAAATAAATTGCCTGTGTTTCCGATGGCTGATATCGTCAGTTCCATAGCTCCAGTCGGTTTGTTTCTCGGAAGGATAGGAAATTTTATAAATGGCGAATTAGTGGGAAAAGTATCTTATCTACCCTGGGCAATAAAATTTACAAATCATGGAGCCATTGATCAAGAAGCGCTTCTGCCACGCCATCCTTCTCAACTATACGAAGCCTTTTTTGAAGGCATAGTTTTATTTTTTTATCTTCAATATAGAATGAAAAAAAATCCAACTCCGGGCATTTTGTCCGCAGAGTTTTTGATAACCTATTCCTGTACAAGATTTTTTTGCGAATTTTTTAGGGAACCAGATGCACCACTAATTTTCAGCCTATCCCGCGGACAATTTTTTAGCATTTTTTCACTATTGTTTGGTATTTTTCTAGTCGTATATATTAAAATTGGCCACCACCTTCGTCACAGTTATTAAATGGATTGCATGCAATTAATCGCTTAATGATCAAGTATAAAGCTTTAAACAATCCATATTTTTTTAGTACAATTATCGCATAGTCGGAGCAGGTTGGATTAAATCTACATCGGCATTGACTTCCAAATATTAGAGAGTTCAACGGAGACAAAAATATTTTGTAACATCTTATGGCAAAAATAAATATGCCACCAATGCCCCTTATTAACCTATCAATGCTTTTCATAAAAAAATGAAAAAAATGAAAAAAGTAAAAAAATTAGCTAATCTGGTTTTGTAGTGCTATTTATTTAAAAACATGCAAGATTTATATTGATTTTTCAAAAAATATGTCAGCTTATTTCATCGATGAATAAAAATATAGTAATTTATGCGTT harbors:
- a CDS encoding glycogen synthase; its protein translation is ARLWEYDNKNLITYFIEFDKYFKRDGIYSGCYGNHYDNPERFAFLCRSALDLCYFKHWFPDIIHCHDWTTGLIPVHLCTTERDRPLGHSGSVFTIHNIQHHGLASKNILEFSGIPDHVFRPDGVEAIGMVNMMKAGIYFSKKLTTVSHCYSKEIQTPAFGFGLDNVLKFKAGDLIGICNGIDISTWNPATDKLIPASYSSENLAGKSICKRELQKTFGLEPKDEVPIFGIVSRLAEQKGLDVLEYIIPQVINHMNAQFIILGNGEFYLESRFSELASIYGSKIGAFIGFDEKLSHLVIAGSDLLVIPSRFEPCGLTQMYAMRYGTLPLAHSTGGLSDTIENYDQSTHSGTGFLFSDLTYDALYNTLGWACATYYDDKTNFKAMMHRAMQKDFSWKRSAKKYIEVYHWAMET
- the rpsT gene encoding 30S ribosomal protein S20 translates to MANKRASEKSTRQTATRTIRNKSLRSKIKTLAKQVFVTKASGVDSRAKEAAIEYISCLDKAVKVGVIHRNKVSRYKSILAKITMS
- a CDS encoding NAD(P)H-dependent glycerol-3-phosphate dehydrogenase, coding for MNIAIVGSGAWGTAMALHANGCGHHIFLFPRDQKELNILLSHRENIDYFPGFMLPDNIKLTLDFHLLESCDVIFIACPSAGLSEVCNIIKQHRLQKNCCVISLCKGLPYDSLIFPSDIIESSINTTFAIFAGPTYAREVANGLPTNVDLASKDERIADVANGLNFKTIGINCTNDIKGVELGSCLKNIYAIGAGILDGMKMGDNFRCAYITSAIKEIANIGVSLGGLRETFYGASGLGDLMATCSGDWSRNRTFGERIGQGEAPEKILATSTAAIEGYKTSKIFFNECTKLGLHTPIMQKIYNIVYRGNDLVEADFFSCIH
- the obgE gene encoding GTPase ObgE — encoded protein: MFVDEARVLLNAGKGGDGCLSFHREKFMPKGGPDGGDGGKGGDVILLCDANINDLTQYRFTPHARAGNGKPGMGSQKHGANGDDCILKVPEGTVVQNIETGNTACELLADGERVVLLAGGAGGKGNMNFKSSINQAPRRTIPGANGESGEFLFVLKTIADVGLVGLPNAGKSSLISLITNAKQKIGAYPFTTIWPKVGVMPLKDDLGRITIADIPGIVKDAHRDKGLGLRFLKHIERCNVLLFLIDMAGMDSRSPVDDYQILVSEISHYDKNLLEKNRILVANKMDMDQSQRNLEKFKDAVRQNPIKISCANGEGIDQLIRVLRKMVINDQ
- the lgt gene encoding prolipoprotein diacylglyceryl transferase, with translation MDKSYINSSYDLIMFLGHIVHNIDPFIFRLPEWFIIAGIRWYGMLYVISFLITFAYLNWASRTGKSLIKKNQNEQFVLFCAGGVIIGGRLGYWLLYDSSTLLTNPLIVLKIWDGGMASHGGFIGVIIGLIMFSRKNKLPVFPMADIVSSIAPVGLFLGRIGNFINGELVGKVSYLPWAIKFTNHGAIDQEALLPRHPSQLYEAFFEGIVLFFYLQYRMKKNPTPGILSAEFLITYSCTRFFCEFFREPDAPLIFSLSRGQFFSIFSLLFGIFLVVYIKIGHHLRHSY
- the yidD gene encoding membrane protein insertion efficiency factor YidD, producing the protein MKSIDRLIRGIGGIFIFAIRCYKIFLSPLNSLIFGSQCRCRFNPTCSDYAIIVLKKYGLFKALYLIIKRLIACNPFNNCDEGGGQF